The genome window GAGGACCTGGACGCGCTGGAGGCCGCGGTCACCGGTGCCGACGCCGCCGACGTTCCGGTCGTCTACCTCCACGGCGAGGGACCGGCCTTCTGCGCCGGAGCAGATTTGGACGTGGTCGCCTCGCTCTCGGACCCCGAAGCGTTCGCCCGCCACGGTCAGCGCGTCGCAAACGCCATCGAAACCGCGGACTGTGTCGTCGTCGCCGGTATCGACGGTGCGGTCCGCGGCGGAGGTGTCGAACTCGCGTTGGCCTGCGACCTCCGCGTGGCGACGCCGGAGGCGACGTTCGCCGAACCCGGCGTCCGCTTCGGGCTGTTCGGCGCGTGGGGCGGGACGGTCCGTCTCCCGCGGGTGATGCGCGAGGGCGACGCGCTCGACTTCGCACTCTCGGGGCGCGCTATCGACGCCGAGGAAGCACTGCGGACGGGGTTAGTCTCT of Haloprofundus halophilus contains these proteins:
- a CDS encoding enoyl-CoA hydratase/isomerase family protein; translation: MVRFTDRERLRVVTLDRPERRNALRPEDLDALEAAVTGADAADVPVVYLHGEGPAFCAGADLDVVASLSDPEAFARHGQRVANAIETADCVVVAGIDGAVRGGGVELALACDLRVATPEATFAEPGVRFGLFGAWGGTVRLPRVMREGDALDFALSGRAIDAEEALRTGLVSRIEEEPLAVAERLAANEPDALAAVKARMRDRRGRDAQEAAEAEAFGDLVRAHAADIAADRG